One Epinephelus lanceolatus isolate andai-2023 chromosome 10, ASM4190304v1, whole genome shotgun sequence genomic region harbors:
- the gja9a gene encoding gap junction alpha-9 protein translates to MTRGDLSHHRQSVHAAASHNGRVKMGDWNFLGGILEEVHIHSTMVGKIWLTILFIFRMLVLGVAAEDVWNDEQADFICNTEQPGCRNVCYDHAFPISLIRYWVLQVIFVSSPSLVYMGHALYRLRALEKARQKKKALLRRELELVDVELAEARKRIEREMKQLDQGKLNKAPLRGSLLRTYVAHVVTRSVVEVAFMTGQYLLYGFHLYPLYKCERDPCPNAVDCYVSRPTEKSVFMVFMQCIAGISLFLNILEIMHLSYKKIKKGILDFYPHLRDEKDELDDYYVNKCKKESVVQICTSVPRKATIASAPSDYNLLLDRVQGTIMYPNLIKPSTFLPLQSELPTQHDLDDSRCSVQSPPHSNCTLTTNEPCSPCCDSLINPKQEAEDFLHLPPHSKENGGNERMSPDSPKCPQKAVDTSSFPTLPVSASRRPWRAQGSLKCSTVLEGKSSDTDSYGGAKASSGPPITRTQSKSDGKHQSRPSTPESLDDSSSESRHARPPSSNCRASVASNASSRRAADLQI, encoded by the exons ATGACCAGAGGAGATTTAAGTCACCACCGGCAGTCTGTCCACGCCGCTGCAAG TCATAATGGCAGAGTGAAGATGGGGGACTGGAACTTCCTCGGGGGGATTTTGGAGGAGGTGCATATCCATTCCACTATGGTAGGCAAGATCTGGCTCACCATCCTGTTCATCTTCCGTATGCTGGTCCTCGGGGTGGCAGCCGAGGACGTGTGGAACGACGAGCAGGCTGACTTCATATGCAACACCGAGCAGCCCGGGTGCAGAAATGTGTGCTACGACCACGCTTTCCCAATCTCCCTCATCCGCTACTGGGTGCTGCAGGTCATCTTTGTGTCTTCTCCCTCACTGGTTTACATGGGCCACGCTCTCTACAGGCTGCGGGCACTGGAGAAGGCACGGCAGAAGAAGAAGGCTCTGCTGCGGAGGGAGCTGGAGTTGGTGGACGTGGAGCTGGCAGAAGCCAGGAAGAGGATTGAGCGGGAGATGAAGCAGCTCGATCAGGGGAAGCTCAACAAAGCTCCTCTGAGGGGCTCTCTGCTGCGTACCTACGTGGCTCACGTTGTCACTCGCTCTGTTGTTGAGGTGGCCTTCATGACAGGCCAGTACCTGCTTTATGGCTTTCACCTCTACCCGCTCTACAAGTGTGAGCGGGATCCTTGTCCCAATGCTGTGGACTGCTATGTCTCCAGACCGACGGAGAAAAGTGTCTTCATGGTGTTCATGCAGTGCATCGCTGGAATTTCTCTCTTCCTGAACATCTTGGAGATCATGCATCTGAGTTACAAGAAGATTAAGAAGGGCATCTTGGACTTCTACCCTCACTTGAGAGATGAGAAAGATGAACTTGATGATTACTATGTCAACAAGTGTAAAAAAGAATctgttgtgcaaatttgcaccAGCGTACCCCGAAAGGCAACAATCGCTTCTGCACCCAGTGACTACAACCTCTTACTGGACAGGGTGCAGGGCACAATCATGTACCCAAACCTCATCAAACCTTCAACTTTTCTACCGCTTCAGAGCGAGCTGCCCACTCAGCACGATTTGGATGACTCCAGATGTTCAGTTCAAAGCCCCCCACATTCTAACTGCACCTTGACTACAAACGAGCCCTGCTCTCCGTGCTGCGACTCCCTGATTAACCCAAAGCAGGAGGCTGAGGACTTTTTGCATCTTCCCCCGCACAGTAAAGAGAATGGGGGCAATGAAAGAATGAGCCCAGACTCTCCAAAATGCCCACAGAAGGCAGTGGACACTTCCTCCTTCCCCACGCTGCCAGTGAGTGCATCAAGGAGGCCTTGGAGAGCCCAGGGCTCTTTGAAATGCTCCACGGTGTTGGAGGGCAAAAGCTCTGACACGGATTCATACGGGGGTGCGAAAGCCAGCAGTGGACCTCCCATCACTCGAACACAGTCGAAATCAGACGGCAAACATCAAAGCCGGCCGTCCACCCCGGAGTCACTGGATGACTCCAGCTCAGAATCCAGGCACGCCAGACCCCCTTCATCCAACTGCAGAGCATCAGTGGCAAGTAATGCGAGCAGCAGACGAGCGGCAGACCTGCAAATTTAA